ATAAATAAACTTTATCAATTCCTTAAGATGTTGTTTTCGGTTTTTATGACTTTCTCTTTCTCGTAGTGTTACTATCTAACCTGAGctgaaattttatcttttaacaaaGTAAACACCTGAATTTGTCTGATGACTAAGTTATTCTTGGCTTGAATCATTTTGCTTTTTGCAGTACCATGATTGATGCCTTTCCTAAATTTGAACtactcaaattttaaaatccctTGTTTATCAAACTTTTGCAGTTACTAGGATGACTTGTTATTTCACCGATCATTTTCGGTATTTTATTTGTAGTACGTTTACCGTGCTTCAAAGTTGTAGTATGTAGATTCTCAAGTGTTTCTTTGAGTCCAAAGAAGCTCTTATCTAACCCAGAAATAAAGCTGAAGAAGGTAAGCgtgtttcaaaaaataattgtcACAAAATTGCTTGCCACACAGTGAAGAGTCATTCActcatatttttattcttgtgTGACATAAATTGTAGAAAATAACAAAGATTTATAATGCTGAGATTAATAACCATGTATCctatatgtaaattatatttctGTAAGGTATGTAATTTCATGTTATTAGCAAATATAATATGTTGTTATAtgtaacttttgtttttattttctgtgtaaATGGAAAAGGATCAActttgtttgataaaattagtaaaattcttacaaatatataaagcatatgcataatatttttaaaaatgttccGAAAATAGTTTTTTGTTTCGGATAATTTTTCCAACCAAAATATCCAAATTCAAGAAAGTCATTTTGTCTGAAAAGTTGGAAGAAGTTGTCACGTTAATATCtggattaaaataaattaagaaacaaaattgtGAAAACATTAGTAGACAATcacgaaaaaaaaattcatttcaaaaacttatttaacGTTTTCTTAATCTTTATAAAAACTAATGTGATTACAATTATGACCTTTCAGGAACTTGTTCATTCGAACGAGAACCCCTGATGATGATGAAGTCCAAGCTTACggattaatattataaatatctatttttaattttaagtattatttgtATTTGCCTCTTTCATAGCCCCTTTGTAGTATTTCAATATAATTGTAACGTAATATTTTCTGTATCATGTGTCTTCAGTGACTTAACATTAAATCAttctttgaaatataaaatacataatatataatcagatctatatactttattttttaaagtcaGCATGTAAAGCATCTTTACGAAGTgctaaataagtaattaaagaattaaaattctgataaattttattaacttgtAGGGTAAAAACAACTATCAAAAAGATGGATTAACTCAACAAAATACTAAACTGACAATCTTAACTTAAGTATCCACTATATCAGTAAACATAGAAAATGATCATTTCATTTCTATTATTGACAGAAGTAATTACATGTACTTTAACTATAATATAACATCTGCATGTTATCCAAGTTAGAAACAAGTGGAGTCTTCTGATCCAAGAAACTATAAGCAAAATAGTATCAAGTTATTTTCTAATATGTAACAAAATTTCAAGATTTCATGCATTTCAAATCACAGTTCGTCCTTCCTACAACTTAGTCATGCATTCCCAATCATGGaatccaaaataataaacattagTTGTCTGCATATAATAGGCAACATAAATTTGGTTTCCACAGCTCATTACACTAAACAACAAATGGACAACACATAACATAGTCTGatctcaattttcttttcaaattgcAGTGTCTTGGCACCTTAGAATTCTTcttaaatcataaaattcagGAAGTGGAAATGATTTGTTAGCACTAAATCAATTAACTAACTGTATCCCTGTCAAAGGAAGCCCGGCATGAAGCTGAAGAGCAACATCACTAACAGTCTGCAGCAGAATAAACAGGCAAGAAAAGTATCAGATTTGACAGGAGTTCATTGGtcctctctcttttctcttaatcaatatatattcaatgatAGCATATataattcagaaaaataaattacaaaagcaATTTAAGCATAGGGAAAACGAATTTTTGTGGATTCAGATACTTCAGAGGAAGGGCAAATGTGAAAATATTAgtagataatatataattacaaaagtaATTTAAGCATAGGGAAAATGACTTTTTGTGGATTCAGATACTTCAGAGGACGGGCAAATGTGAAAATATTAGTAGACAATCATGTTagtctaaaattataaaaaataataaaaaatattttccatttcAAAGACTTATTTACAGAAGTAATTAGAAACATGGAATTATTTCTTCCCTGCAATATGCTTTGATTCTTTCTGTATAGAAAagaccaaaaattaaaatatcaggAATGAAAATGCATATAAACCATTCATATAACTTTGACGACAAAGCGTCACTTTGTTTGGTTTCCACAACCCACTACTAAAGAAAAATTGGTTCTCCCCAACAATAGAACAAATGCACAACACATAATATAGCCTGAtctcaattttcatttcaaaatgcAGTGTTTTGGCAcctcataatttttcttaaatcataaaattcagGAAGTGGACAATAATGAAATGATTTGTTTGTCGTAAATCAATTAACTAACTCTATTCCTGTCAAAGGAAGCCCTGCATGAAGCTGAAGAACAACTTCACCAACAGCCTGCAATGGAAACATAGGCAAGGAAAGTATCAGATTTGACAAGAATTTATTGGTCCTCTCTCTTTActtttaatcaatatattcAATGCTTAAAAGAAATGATTTCTTTTAAGCATAGGGAAAATGGATTTTTGTGAAATGGCCCCACACACCTTAGCCATGGATCTATAAGAATGTTCTGTGACGCCTGCAACATGAGGAGTCATGATAacattcttaaatttaaatatctgGTCATCAGGGTTAAACGGCTCAGTCCAAGCAACATCAGTGCCTAACCCTCCTAAGTGACCTGATTCAAGGTTGTTTATCACAGCCTCATAGTCCACAATACCACCTCTAGCAATATTTACCAGAAGCGCACCCTGAAATATACAATTGCTCAATAACAAGGAAATTCATCAAAAATCTACAACTAACTAGCAAATTAAACCAAATGATATTTCATTAATGTTGCATTTGCTTGTTTTTCTACAAATAGTTTGGTGTTAGCAGGAGAACTATTAAATTTGTGATGATTTCACAGtgacagaaaacaaaaacaaatggtAAGAACAGTTATAAAAGAATAGGCTGagattcatttttatttagGTATGTAAACATTGCGAAAAACAATAACCAGGAACAAGAACAGAAAGTGCTGACCAGAACAgaatattattgttttcaaaaaaacaaaaatcaatacACTCACAGTTTTACCAAATAGAGTTTCAGTAATTAGCTCTCCAAGCTTCTTCTGTTGTATGGAAACTTGCAGTTCATTCTGCATGAAccttatttgttttcttcaataTGCATTTAGAAAGAACaaaatttttcatttcaaattgaaGATATCATACATGCTTTCGGAGGAGACCTAGCATTAGATATATGGCCATTTCAGTACATGAAGTTGAATTTCCTGTAACATCACTTGGGATCCTGGCAACTTTGATTCCATGCTTTGTTGCGGCATCAATATCAACACCTTGGAGAAAAATTTTGATTCATCAATTTGAAACTCCAGTGAGGTTTAACGGGATGGATGAAAACATAAAATGCAAAATCACTTCTACAATAAATATGGAAAACAAGTATCTTGCTCAAATTCTGCATTAAACCTCAAGTGACAGTAATCACAGTACCTTCCAGCCCAACACCATACTGCATTATCAGCTGCATCTGAGCGGTACAAGAAATTATATCAGAATCTAGCCTAATGCTTTTTACTATGCAGACATTATAGTTGGCAATATCCTTGCGCACATCTTCAAAAGAGAGAACATCAACCTACAAACGCCACATACTGAGAACATTTTTCCCAAAGTAATACAAAGATTGTATAACCGCAAGGCTAGTAGTACTATCTAGAAATTGTATTGGCCGTTATCTTAAGCCACAAGTAACTGCACATAGAAGAGTTACCTAATAGGgtaaaaacacaaacacaagt
This window of the Vigna angularis cultivar LongXiaoDou No.4 chromosome 7, ASM1680809v1, whole genome shotgun sequence genome carries:
- the LOC108319677 gene encoding uncharacterized protein LOC108319677 isoform X2, with amino-acid sequence MIRRAKLERFLVIVSWSGIEKLPSIMESNGNLVKHVEKQTTRVLFCGPHFPASHEYTAEYLQNHPSTKVDVLSFEDVRKDIANYNVCIVKSIRLDSDIISCTAQMQLIMQYGVGLEGVDIDAATKHGIKVARIPSDVTGNSTSCTEMAIYLMLGLLRKHNELQVSIQQKKLGELITETLFGKTGALLVNIARGGIVDYEAVINNLESGHLGGLGTDVAWTEPFNPDDQIFKFKNVIMTPHVAGVTEHSYRSMAKAVGEVVLQLHAGLPLTGIELLVMLLFSFMPGFL
- the LOC108319677 gene encoding uncharacterized protein LOC108319677 isoform X5 gives rise to the protein MESNGNLVKHVEKQTTRVLFCGPHFPASHEYTAEYLQNHPSTKVDVLSFEDVRKDIANYNVCIVKSIRLDSDIISCTAQMQLIMQYGVGLEGVDIDAATKHGIKVARIPSDVTGNSTSCTEMAIYLMLGLLRKHNELQVSIQQKKLGELITETLFGKTGALLVNIARGGIVDYEAVINNLESGHLGGLGTDVAWTEPFNPDDQIFKFKNVIMTPHVAGVTEHSYRSMAKAVGEVVLQLHAGLPLTGIELLVMLLFSFMPGFL
- the LOC108319677 gene encoding uncharacterized protein LOC108319677 isoform X3 gives rise to the protein MSSRVILNRKSDVNRVLSDPFSHTQRLHHLHRTTTKSFFEYIHSIGIMESNGNLVKHVEKQTTRVLFCGPHFPASHEYTAEYLQNHPSTKVDVLSFEDVRKDIANYNVCIVKSIRLDSDIISCTAQMQLIMQYGVGLEGVDIDAATKHGIKVARIPSDVTGNSTSCTEMAIYLMLGLLRKHGALLVNIARGGIVDYEAVINNLESGHLGGLGTDVAWTEPFNPDDQIFKFKNVIMTPHVAGVTEHSYRSMAKAVGEVVLQLHAGLPLTGIELLVMLLFSFMPGFL
- the LOC108319677 gene encoding uncharacterized protein LOC108319677 isoform X4, which produces MSSRVILNRKSDVNRVLSDPFSHTQRLHHLHRTTTKSFFEYIHSIGIMESNGNLVKHVEKQTTRVLFCGPHFPASHEYTAEYLQNHPSTKMQLIMQYGVGLEGVDIDAATKHGIKVARIPSDVTGNSTSCTEMAIYLMLGLLRKHNELQVSIQQKKLGELITETLFGKTGALLVNIARGGIVDYEAVINNLESGHLGGLGTDVAWTEPFNPDDQIFKFKNVIMTPHVAGVTEHSYRSMAKAVGEVVLQLHAGLPLTGIELLVMLLFSFMPGFL
- the LOC108319677 gene encoding uncharacterized protein LOC108319677 isoform X1; protein product: MSSRVILNRKSDVNRVLSDPFSHTQRLHHLHRTTTKSFFEYIHSIGIMESNGNLVKHVEKQTTRVLFCGPHFPASHEYTAEYLQNHPSTKVDVLSFEDVRKDIANYNVCIVKSIRLDSDIISCTAQMQLIMQYGVGLEGVDIDAATKHGIKVARIPSDVTGNSTSCTEMAIYLMLGLLRKHNELQVSIQQKKLGELITETLFGKTGALLVNIARGGIVDYEAVINNLESGHLGGLGTDVAWTEPFNPDDQIFKFKNVIMTPHVAGVTEHSYRSMAKAVGEVVLQLHAGLPLTGIELLVMLLFSFMPGFL